The proteins below come from a single Tepidibacillus fermentans genomic window:
- a CDS encoding carbamoyl phosphate synthase small subunit, with protein MSKGYLLLETGDWFEGDWIGPKQDSVGEVVFQTGMTGYQEVITDPSYAGQIVNFTYPLIGNYGINVVDDQSIRPYVAGVIVAELCHQPSHSQYRQTFEQVLQQFQIPGLAGIDTRELTKIIRKHGTLYGKISRTLDFEQFHHWVLQKKNEEKGIQKGEILPIVERVTTPIPLYYPGNGIHVVVVDFGSKFSIIEALRSLDCAVTVVPYDYPIEEVMKLDADGILFSNGPGDPKELTPWLKGYQRLASSHPTLGICLGHQILGLAFGADTEKLPFGHRGVNHPVINLETGQIWITSQNHGYVVNEKSLEKTDFVVTYRNVNDQSVEGMKHRYLPIQSVQFHPEAHPGPIEAFEIFKDFVETCKQAKGVRQYA; from the coding sequence ATGAGTAAGGGATATCTTCTTCTAGAAACAGGAGATTGGTTTGAAGGAGATTGGATTGGGCCGAAACAAGATTCTGTAGGTGAAGTCGTATTTCAAACAGGAATGACAGGTTATCAAGAAGTGATCACCGATCCATCTTATGCTGGGCAGATTGTGAATTTTACCTATCCTCTGATTGGTAACTATGGAATCAATGTGGTAGACGATCAAAGTATCCGTCCCTATGTAGCAGGTGTGATTGTTGCTGAATTATGCCATCAACCCAGTCATAGTCAATATCGACAGACGTTTGAACAAGTATTACAACAATTTCAAATCCCAGGGTTAGCTGGTATTGATACCCGAGAATTGACCAAAATCATCCGCAAACATGGTACTCTTTATGGCAAAATTAGTCGAACGTTAGATTTTGAGCAATTCCATCATTGGGTTTTACAAAAGAAGAATGAGGAAAAAGGAATTCAAAAAGGTGAAATCCTGCCAATCGTGGAACGGGTAACAACACCAATTCCTTTATACTATCCAGGGAATGGGATTCATGTGGTGGTTGTCGATTTTGGTAGCAAATTTTCAATTATTGAAGCCTTACGCTCTCTTGATTGTGCGGTTACCGTTGTTCCTTACGATTATCCCATTGAAGAAGTGATGAAATTAGATGCGGACGGAATCTTATTTTCAAATGGACCTGGTGATCCTAAAGAATTAACTCCTTGGTTGAAGGGATATCAACGATTGGCTAGTTCTCATCCTACTTTAGGTATTTGTTTAGGACATCAAATATTAGGATTGGCTTTTGGTGCGGATACGGAAAAATTGCCTTTTGGCCACCGGGGAGTGAATCATCCAGTGATCAATCTAGAAACAGGCCAAATTTGGATTACTTCACAAAACCATGGTTATGTTGTGAATGAAAAATCATTAGAAAAGACCGACTTTGTCGTTACTTATCGGAATGTAAATGACCAATCCGTTGAAGGAATGAAGCATCGTTATCTCCCCATTCAATCGGTACAATTTCATCCAGAAGCCCATCCAGGTCCAATCGAAGCCTTTGAGATTTTTAAAGACTTTGTTGAAACATGTAAGCAAGCAAAAGGAGTAAGACAGTATGCATAA
- the argF gene encoding ornithine carbamoyltransferase: MGLSKDFLTLADFTSEEIKHFIFLGLELKEKQKKGIIYQPLKGKTLGMIFEKSSTRTRVSFEVGMIQLGGHALFLSQRDIQIGRGETIADTARVLSRYVDGIMMRTDDQQKLVEMARYSTIPIINGLSDLYHPTQAIADFMTVYEYKGKLQGLKLAYLGDGNNVAHSLLIGGAKLGMSIAIASPSGYEPKKEIVELAEEEAMKTGSKILITNDPKEAIEDADVVYTDVWASMGQEEEKELRKKIFAPYQVNQALVIRAKEDYIFMHCLPAYRELEVTEEILEGKHSVVFDEAENRLHAHKAILVALMGNK, encoded by the coding sequence ATGGGATTATCTAAGGACTTTTTAACTTTGGCCGATTTTACATCTGAAGAAATTAAACATTTTATATTTTTAGGATTAGAGCTAAAAGAAAAGCAAAAAAAAGGAATCATCTATCAACCTTTGAAGGGAAAAACCTTAGGAATGATCTTTGAAAAATCTTCCACTCGCACAAGAGTTTCGTTTGAGGTAGGAATGATCCAGCTAGGGGGACATGCTTTATTTCTTAGCCAACGAGATATTCAGATTGGACGTGGGGAGACGATTGCAGATACGGCTCGAGTGCTTTCTCGGTATGTTGATGGAATTATGATGAGAACAGATGACCAGCAAAAACTGGTTGAGATGGCACGTTATTCGACCATTCCGATTATTAATGGTTTATCTGATTTGTATCATCCCACGCAAGCGATTGCTGATTTTATGACCGTTTATGAATATAAAGGAAAATTACAGGGTTTAAAATTGGCGTATCTTGGTGATGGGAACAATGTAGCTCATTCGTTATTGATTGGTGGAGCCAAATTAGGAATGAGTATTGCGATTGCCTCTCCAAGTGGCTATGAACCGAAAAAAGAAATCGTCGAGCTAGCTGAAGAAGAAGCAATGAAAACTGGAAGTAAAATCCTGATTACCAACGATCCTAAGGAAGCGATTGAGGATGCTGATGTGGTCTATACGGATGTTTGGGCAAGTATGGGGCAAGAAGAGGAAAAAGAACTTCGAAAAAAAATTTTTGCACCTTATCAGGTGAACCAAGCATTGGTAATTCGAGCAAAGGAAGATTATATTTTTATGCATTGTTTGCCTGCATACCGAGAATTAGAGGTAACAGAAGAAATACTAGAAGGGAAACATTCGGTTGTTTTTGATGAAGCGGAAAACCGGCTTCATGCACACAAAGCGATTTTAGTTGCCCTAATGGGAAATAAGTAA
- the carB gene encoding carbamoyl-phosphate synthase (glutamine-hydrolyzing) large subunit yields MHKFGKQIQKVLVIGSGPIVIGQAAEFDYAGTQACMALREEGKQIILVNNNPATIMTDEEIVDEVYFEPLTVESLTAIIAKERPDGLLATLGGQTGLNLALELEKAGVLKEYQVELLGTSIEAIQKGEDRELFKKTMEEIGEPVPESIITNKMEDAVTFAEKIGFPVIIRPAYTLGGTGGGVAENLEELMEIAARGMKESPIGQIQVDRSLIGWKEIEYEVMRDQEDNCIIVCNMENIDPMGIHTGDSIVVAPSQTLNDREYQMLRSASLKVIKALGVVGGCNIQFALHPDGDQYYVIEVNPRVSRSSALASKATGYPIARIATKLALGYTLHEIKNPITQNTYASFEPALDYVVVKIPRWPFDKFPYINRRLGTQMKATGEVMTIDRTFERAFYKAIRGLEIGKDHLLFDELKELSNEELEKGIKIADDRRIFMIAEAMRRGISIQTIQRWSHIHPFFLTKFQGMVQLEQQVLSWKEKQYPLDEILPEDLAAVKTKGVSDRFIAKTLGIFESEVREKWKELQITPTYKAVDTCAGEFEARTPYFYSTRNGKDDEGRLTGKKIAVIGSGPIRIGQGIEFDYCAVHTALTLQEQGIHSIVINNNPETVSTDYHMSSRLYFEPLTVEDILPILEKEQVDGVIYQVGGQTGLKIGKELDSLVPLLGTPLSVVEQMEDREQFNQFLVQAGIEPIPGKIIWNTADLDQAIEQLGFPILIRPSFVIGGQWMRVIHTQGELSQYLDQLQHSLQDQSFYPLLVDQYIQGKEIEVDAVTDGEDWIIPAIMEHIEPAGIHSGDSTAVLPPFSLHSIEKKKVIDTVEKVLKHGKFIGLVNIQMILTENRIYVLEVNPRASRTIPVISKVTGIPMIKIATMVQLGKKLKSLPYPIGVLEETPYYTVKAPVFSNKKLPGISDQLGPEMKSTGEVMALGWSLDEALAKVNPNPNKNNLIPFTLKEYRTKMFQKGGIQNGII; encoded by the coding sequence ATGCATAAATTTGGGAAACAGATTCAAAAAGTACTTGTCATTGGCTCTGGGCCAATCGTGATTGGTCAGGCCGCAGAGTTTGATTATGCTGGAACTCAGGCTTGTATGGCTTTGCGTGAAGAAGGAAAGCAAATTATCTTAGTGAATAATAATCCTGCTACGATTATGACCGACGAGGAGATAGTGGATGAGGTTTATTTTGAACCGTTAACTGTTGAATCTTTAACTGCAATTATTGCAAAAGAACGCCCTGATGGATTGTTGGCGACATTAGGTGGGCAGACTGGACTCAATCTTGCACTTGAACTAGAAAAAGCAGGAGTGTTAAAGGAGTATCAGGTGGAACTACTAGGTACTTCCATTGAGGCGATTCAAAAAGGGGAGGATCGCGAACTTTTTAAAAAAACGATGGAAGAAATCGGGGAGCCTGTTCCGGAAAGTATCATAACGAACAAGATGGAAGACGCTGTCACATTTGCTGAGAAAATTGGTTTTCCTGTCATTATTCGTCCCGCTTATACCCTTGGTGGAACAGGGGGAGGAGTGGCCGAGAATTTGGAAGAATTAATGGAAATCGCAGCAAGAGGAATGAAGGAGAGCCCCATTGGCCAAATCCAAGTCGATCGAAGTCTGATCGGTTGGAAGGAAATCGAATATGAAGTGATGCGAGATCAAGAGGACAATTGTATTATTGTCTGTAATATGGAGAATATCGATCCAATGGGAATTCATACAGGGGACAGTATCGTTGTCGCCCCATCGCAGACATTAAATGACCGTGAATATCAAATGCTCCGAAGTGCTTCATTGAAAGTGATTAAAGCCTTAGGAGTAGTTGGCGGTTGTAATATTCAATTTGCCCTTCATCCGGATGGGGATCAATATTATGTGATTGAAGTGAATCCACGGGTGAGTCGTTCAAGTGCCTTAGCTTCGAAAGCGACGGGTTACCCGATTGCGAGAATTGCCACCAAACTGGCTCTTGGCTATACCTTACATGAAATCAAGAATCCAATTACACAAAACACATACGCCAGTTTTGAACCTGCCCTAGATTATGTTGTTGTAAAAATTCCAAGATGGCCTTTTGATAAATTTCCTTATATCAATCGTCGGCTGGGTACACAAATGAAGGCTACAGGAGAAGTGATGACGATTGATCGGACGTTTGAAAGAGCATTTTATAAAGCGATACGTGGTTTGGAGATTGGCAAAGATCATTTGCTATTCGATGAACTAAAAGAGCTTTCGAATGAAGAACTAGAAAAAGGGATTAAAATCGCCGATGATCGCAGGATTTTTATGATCGCAGAAGCGATGCGAAGGGGAATCAGCATTCAAACCATTCAACGTTGGTCTCATATCCATCCTTTTTTCTTAACTAAGTTTCAAGGAATGGTTCAACTAGAACAACAAGTATTATCTTGGAAGGAAAAGCAATACCCCCTCGATGAGATTTTGCCAGAAGATTTAGCTGCCGTTAAAACAAAAGGGGTTTCTGACCGTTTTATTGCCAAAACTCTTGGTATCTTCGAAAGTGAAGTAAGGGAGAAATGGAAAGAATTACAGATTACCCCCACCTATAAAGCGGTGGATACTTGTGCAGGAGAGTTTGAAGCGAGAACTCCTTATTTTTACTCCACAAGAAATGGGAAAGATGACGAAGGAAGATTAACAGGGAAGAAAATTGCGGTGATTGGCTCTGGACCGATTCGGATCGGTCAAGGAATCGAGTTTGATTATTGTGCGGTTCATACGGCATTAACCTTACAAGAACAAGGAATTCATTCCATTGTGATCAACAATAATCCAGAGACAGTGAGCACCGATTACCATATGTCGAGCCGTCTTTATTTTGAACCATTAACGGTTGAGGATATCCTTCCGATCCTTGAAAAGGAACAAGTCGATGGCGTCATCTATCAAGTTGGTGGGCAAACGGGGTTAAAAATTGGAAAAGAACTAGATTCATTGGTACCGTTATTAGGAACGCCATTATCGGTTGTCGAGCAAATGGAGGATCGGGAACAATTTAACCAGTTTCTTGTTCAAGCTGGAATTGAGCCGATACCCGGTAAAATCATTTGGAACACGGCAGATTTGGATCAAGCGATTGAACAATTGGGATTTCCTATACTGATTCGCCCTTCTTTTGTCATTGGCGGCCAGTGGATGAGAGTGATTCATACACAAGGAGAATTAAGTCAATATCTTGACCAGTTGCAACATTCACTTCAGGATCAATCTTTCTATCCTTTATTAGTCGATCAATATATTCAGGGAAAAGAAATTGAAGTGGATGCCGTAACGGATGGAGAGGATTGGATCATCCCGGCGATTATGGAACATATTGAACCAGCGGGAATTCATTCAGGAGATAGTACAGCTGTTTTACCACCATTTTCACTTCATTCTATCGAGAAGAAGAAAGTGATTGATACCGTTGAGAAAGTGTTAAAACACGGGAAATTCATTGGTCTGGTTAATATTCAAATGATCCTTACTGAAAATAGAATCTATGTATTAGAGGTGAATCCTCGGGCTTCACGAACGATTCCTGTCATCAGCAAAGTAACAGGGATTCCAATGATTAAGATTGCAACGATGGTTCAATTAGGGAAGAAATTAAAGTCACTTCCATACCCGATTGGTGTACTTGAAGAAACTCCCTATTATACCGTAAAAGCCCCAGTTTTCTCGAATAAAAAATTACCAGGAATTTCTGACCAATTAGGACCAGAGATGAAATCGACTGGGGAGGTCATGGCTTTAGGATGGAGTTTAGATGAAGCATTAGCAAAAGTTAATCCAAATCCGAATAAGAACAATTTAATTCCTTTCACATTAAAAGAATACAGGACAAAAATGTTCCAAAAAGGTGGAATTCAAAATGGGATTATCTAA